The nucleotide sequence AACGATTTGGGCACGTCCCGCCACTTCGACCACCTCTTCCATCCCTTGTTTCGCCACGGCCAGCACCACCGCGTGATGGTGCAGCATTTCTCGCCTCCCTCACTATATGCCAAACACACTCGGAAGCTTCGCTTAGGACATTAGGTCATTGAAAAAAGATCAAATTTCAACGGAGACCACACAAGACCCAAAATTCGATAGGAAACATCACAAAGGTCGACCTTTCGAAAAGCACCGCGCTGAACCAAACCAAATGCGATTGGTACTAACCGGATTGAACAAGGTGGAGAAAAGTTCTTGCGGAAAGCTTCGCTACTGCCGACGAAGTCGAAGGGGTTCGCGGTGGCCATCTCCGCGAAGGGCCGCCTCAATCTCCGGCCACAGAGCGGCTGCAGCGAAGCCTATAACCGGAACAACCACACCCGCGATGCGATCTCCATGGGAGATCCTAAATGAATCAGGGGCCAGACGCCCCTCGGGAGAGCAGAAAGCTAGGGTTTGGGTGTTCATGTCTAAAGTATTCTTTCAGGAAAGGAAATGACAATATTAGTCACAAAACGAATATTTATTTACAGCCTAAAGTAAACAGTGTTGGGTGTTCATGTCCTCTGAGTTGATGCTTATCGTGCCCTTCGGAAGGGGAAGACCAACGTGGCCCAAATCTGAGCCGTGACAGTAAGATCGTGCGAAGGAGATTGTTCTGTGATGACCGAAATATATCCCACAATAATCTCATTattattagattcataaaagaaaacaaTCATATTATAAATGTAATAATAATTGTGATGGAGGAGTCCCAGAAATGATAATTAATATTCTTCATGAAATCTAATATGGCTTGTGGATCCATAATGGTCGATTTATTGTCGGGAAACAAGCCCTCGTTGGATCTCGGTCTTCCTATGTTGACTCCGCGAGCCATGCTTGGCTTCAGATCTCTCCGCGCCCTTTTCGACTCCGCCGGCCTCCGCCGGCCTCTCTCCCCCCGGCAACAGCTCTCGGCCCGCCGACTCCACCGAGGTCTTCAACTCTATCCTCTCCGCAGACAAAGAAGACCGTACTCGCTCTCTCTTTCCTTCCTCTCTTTGTGTATGTGGTTAAGCTCGTGCTTCTCTTGTTCTTGGTCCAGAGTCGTCGATGGATCGGAGAACGCAGGAGTCCGGTTTCATTCACCCGACCGCTGTCATTCATCCGGATGCGGTCATTGGACAGGTCTCCTCTCGTCGACCTTCCTTTCACTTGCTGTTCTGCTGCTACCTGAAGTCTGTATACATGCTTGGCATGGCTTGCTTTGGAATCATTACGAACAATGTGTGTATTATGAAGCTATTAGTTTCTTGATGTCCACAGGGTGTGTCGATTGGTCCTTTCTGTACCGTTGACTCCGCCGTCAAGATTGGTAATGCTTGCCGATTGCAAGCAGGGAGTCATATCATGGGGGAGACCGAGATAGGGGATTCTTGCATCATTCAAACGTGAGTTCCAGGTTGTTGTTTGATTGATTTCCAGTAGATTAGGCACTGAGATAGCAAATAGCGGCAACCATACTGGAATCCTTAATGAAGCAACTGAAACTTAAATTGCAAATTCTGCTGATCCAAGTAACTAGCGACTGTGGAAATCAAGATGGATAGTTCATGTGAAAGCTATGCACGACTAAATCTCAGTGTGAAGGATTCAGTTTTGGAATGGTCTAATTCCAACACGTAGCATGAAAAATTACTTTGAAGCATAGCAATAGTCTCCAGAGTATCAGTATTGGTAAAGTATAACATACATCAGAAACAATAGCTGTAAAAAAGGGCTTAGAAGTGGCTGCTCCAACTGTTTGTTATATGTTGGATTGCAGTGTCATGCAAAGTTTTTTATTTGTTCTTCAGTTTTCGTGGTGTATTAAAGAAAAGATTAACTTTTGGTTGGATCAGGGGCAATCATATGGATTTGTGTATAGTCATTACCCTAGCACTACAGAACAACTGTCTGAACTTTTTAAGCATAGCCACTTGGAAACACTGGATGATAGTTTTGTTCTCAAGATTTTGTGTTCATCAGCAACAAAATCATTGTTGATGTAATGGTAAACAAATCCGCAGGCAGTGGTGCTATTGTTGGAGCAGATCTAGCAGGTCGAACAATCATTGGAAGTCATAATGTTATCGGACATCATGCGGTAGTTGGTGCAAAGTGCCAAGACTTGAAATATAAGGTTAGTTGTAGGATTATCATGCATTCTATGGAGCATGCAAATGCTATTTTGCTTTGTACAGTGCCTACCTTCTTCTTCTTAAGTTGCAGGTTAAGATAATTTTGGTTAGTCTATGATGCTTTTTAGGTatatatgtggacattaagcttcaGATCTTCACACCCCTGAAAAGAGCATATATATTGTTCTATTATAATTTTTCAGGGTTAAATCTGCAGTTTAGCAATTTTTCTGGGATGCTTTCAGAAACCACgaatttatattttaaaccagGCATCTAATGTGTTCCCTATTTCATTTAGCAAGGGGATGAATGTTTCCTGCATGTTGGTGATCAGAATGACATCAGAGAGTATTGTTCCATTCATCGTTCATCTAAATCTAGTGACAGAACGGTATATCAATTTCTTCCTTTTCTCCTCTTTCGTTAAAAATTATTACTGATCAGTACTTAATTCTTAGGTTATTGGTGATAACAACTTAATCATGGGAGCATGTCATATTGCTCATGACTGCAAAGTTGGTAACAAGAACATATTTGCTAATAACACTCTCCTTGCAGGCCATGTTGTGGTAGAAGTGAGTCATTTTTCTATTGTTATTTAAGAAGTTGGTTGAAGAGTATCTTGTTGATGTCAGAAGCATTTCCACTGCAGGATTATGCTCATACTGCAGGGGCTATTACTGTTCACCAATTTTGTCACATTGGATCACACTCTTTCATTGGTGGGGGGTCTGTGGTAAGTTATTTTATTGTCTAATGGCATAATATTGTCTTATTTCGCTCTTCGAACAATTTGAataatttgttttttattttaatcaagAATTATCAATTCATGAATCGTATATGTTTCTTTTTCTAATTTATGATTTGTGTTATTAAATAACCACGTATGTGGAACAATTAGCCAGTGATGATTAACAGCATATTGATCTACAAATTTATTGATGCTATGGATAACTAATGTTGTTTAACTCAATTTATAAGAAGTCTTTTAGCCATAGTATGTCTATAACTCCTAACTTGCTCATATCATTCCAATATTGTTATCCAAGATGTCATTTAGATTGTTCCTAATTTTCTGTTGGCATTGCGAGTCACCTTGCAAATCTTTGCCATCAGCCAACTCTAGGCAGTTTTGTAGcttcaaaagagaaaaagaagcgaGTAGGAGCAAGGATGGAAAGTTCTGAGATCGAGGAATGCAGAAAGAAAACTATACTATGATTGTGAAAGTTTATTGTTCACTGCAACAATACACTTGCCATCTGCACGCATTGTTGTAATGTTTTTCATCTGTTACTGCACAAGATAGAAGAAAAGTATATAGGGAAATGAAAAGGGGAAAATTTCGAGTAGCTCATAAACTCTCAAGGAAATACAGAAGCCAATGTGGTGACAGGAGATGACATGATTTTGGATTAATCCCAAACTTCTTGGAAACTCCCTAAAGATAAAGTTTTATTTGTCTTTCATTGCCAAACATTTCCTGTGCATGGTGATCAAAGAATCATCTAGGCCACATTATAGAAACCATTTTTTTTAACTGTAGGTAAATAAGTTCTTGATCTTTTTGGCATGGCATATATAGTATTTATCtactaaattaatattttttgtatgatatgaatagaaatatatatataataaccctttttaattaattttgttgttgtttttcaTTATCATCATCTTGCTTTCCTTCTTTAAAGTTAGATATATAATGAAATAGGAAAGTAAACCAGTCTTTTAGCATATAATACTTATATTGTCTGAAATAttattgtatatatttgtatgtttGGTATATTGGACCATGAAAATGGGATAAAATTGGACCATGCTTTAATAATCAGTACTTTTGGCTAAAAAAAGGGATTAGTTCCCTCCAAGGTATGAAACGTGTGTCGAATGCTGGAAGGCCTTTGAGTACAGGTGACAGGTCAATATACATGACCAAAGGGATGAAACTTATATTGCTGTTGCATATGCATtattccttcaattatttgtttGAATGCCAGTTTCCTTGTGCTTTTAAATTATACACACTGCTACTGTGATGTTCACATTTGCATTAATTGTTTCATCTTCTTTCAATTTCACTTACGCAGGTTACACAGGATGTACCAAAATTCATGTTGGTTTCCGGCGATAGAGCAGAGCTTCGTGGTTTAAACTTAGAGGGCCTTCGGCGGCATGGATTCTCAAATACCGAGGTAGTATTATGTAAAAATATGACCTTTCTGAGTTAGATTCCTTATTTTATCTTGTGAAGCAATATTTCATCTTGAGATATTACTTCTATAGTAAAAGATGTAAAAGAACTAAAAAGCAGTTTCATATTCCTATTTTCCTTGTCTGCTTTACTCGAATCCATATGTTGCATTTAGCATACGTTGGCCTTGTATGAACCCAAGGGTCCATCAGAAAACCAAGGTCACCTGCAAGTCCCAACTTTGAGCAGGACTTATTTAAGTGAGAGCTCAGGTTTTGATGCATAAATGCCATCCTTGTAAAACATttggtaattttttgcttctcaaaTGTCATTCCAGATATGAGATAGTTGTCAAATGAGATGGCTAATCTGTCAAGAAGTTTGCTAACTATCAGCTATGATGTCAGCTGACTCAAATGACATTCGTAACTGTCAGCTAGGAACCATTAGGCTGACTCCAAATAGTTAGAAATCACAGCAATTTCTTGCAGTTATAGACGTCGTTGTATGTTGTGCCAAGAGAAGAACCTTGCCTGTTAATACCAATTGTTATTAGCTAATTCTGATTTGTATTTTTTCTAGCTCTATATTTTCAATGAAGACAAACTTTAAGCAACACCATGATAAGCAATATCCATGGTGAGATTTAATTGAAGTGCTAAACTGCACTGTCTACTCTGCAGTTGTGACTTTATTTGTACGAACTTGATTGAGTGTTAATTCACTTGTGGTTTTCTCTTCAATTTTTGCAAGATTCGAGGTCTGAGGAGAGCTTACCAAAAGATATTTATGCCCAATGAATCAAACTCTGGGGGCTTGGATGACAGGCTCGCAGAAGTGGTACGGAAGACTTGTGTTTATGTCATTATCTTCATGTTCTGTTTATGCCATGAACTAACAAATATCATTTGACCTGACAGGAGCAAGACAAAGAAGTAGCTCACTTTTCTGCTGTGTCTTTTATGGTGCAATCCATACGTGAATCATTTCAGCAAAATCGTCGTGGAATATGCAAGTTCAGGAATTGGAGTGCCTCCTGAAGAATCGTGGCAGTGAGCTGTTTTTCTTTTGGTATGTCTTTCTGAATGTAAGTCTATATGGCTGATACACATGAAGACTTGTTTATCTGACTTTGCTTAGTAATTACAATCCAACTTTATCTGGTAGCCTTAATTCTATGCCTTTTGATATTTtcacatttttaatatttatttgttaGTACTTTATTTATAGCCTTTCAATTATTAAGGGGCATTACTAAGGGAAATTTTTGGATGAATATTAAGGGGAGGGATATATGTGGAGGATTGAGGGGATagatatgttatattaaaatgtGTAGGAACTAATACACCATGAGGAAACCCTTTATTGAAGGCAAACTTGCATATTATTCTGGTTGACCGGGTAAATTCTGTGATTATTTATGCTGTACCAGAAATCCAGTCATTCTCTCAAGGTTCACACAATTCCAAACCGGCCTAAGATTTCACCAGTGCCGATCATTTGGAAGGCCTTCCTGCTATAGAAGAAGCAAACTCTGATAAAGACCAAGATGAACAAAGACAACAGACATGGTATCATCAATGTCATCTTGCTGAAGGCCCATCGCTGTCTGTTTCTTGTAGTCGGAGTGTACCAACCTTACTAATCTCACTGGATTCCGTGTACAAGATGTTGCTGCACATGTTCTGGTACTGGTTCTCCTCACCAGCATTGCACAGTGCCAAACTCTCCTTTAGCTGCAGGACCACCTCTGTCATCGTCGGCCTCCTGACGGAGGAATGTGCGACGCACTCCAGTGCGATGTTGGCGACCTTCCAAGAAGAGTTGAGGCAGTACTCCTGCTGCAGTCTCGCATCCACGACCTCCTCAATGTTGCCTttcgcaagcttccggcgaacccaTTCAACCAGGTGACTGCTCTCTGGATCGCTTAGCACAGGAGGTTGACCTGTGATGAGTTCCAAGAGAACCACCCCGAAGCTGTACACATCACTCTTCTGGCTGAGTTGGTTCTTTATGTAGTACCTAAAGTGGCATAGAAGCATGTTCCATATTATCTCTATAACAAAATAAACCTGTTGAAGGAAACAAGAGAGGGTATAGTTTGATGATCACAAGTGAAAGACCAGATAGGTGCTTAGGTTTGTCTAGTTCTTAGCAGTGCAAAACTTTCCAAAACACTTGATGCTCTTGGCTGCACTACTTCAGTGAAGATTTTCCAGCCTACCACTTCATCATCTGTATTGTTCTCAAAGTCACCACTTCCCTGAATCACTGTGAAAAATATCTTATCTAGAGATACATAGAGATAAAGTGGAGCTTTAGTGCCTCGAGCCTCATTTAGTTTATCACATCATACAACAAAAGTAGTGATAGCTGCAAAGCTGGTAGTATCCCACTTAAGATAATCATAGAAGTGTCATTATTTACTTGCACACCCTAGCAGTAGAGGGCAATAAATTCCATTTGTTTGATAGTGTAATCATCTTTAAGGCTGTTTCTGTTTTATGGAATTCATTTTTCTTGTGCTGTTGTCTCACTTCTTTGTATGTCTGCTGTATCATACTTCCTCTCTTTTATTTAGTATCTGCAAAATTTCTCTTCTTCCATCCTCCCTTTCTCCCTATGCTTGTTTCTTTCACTTCCTCACTAATGAAGCAGATGAGCTGAAGCCACAATCTTCCCTTACTAGAAGAAACTCATTAAAGTAGGGAGATGGCACAAGACATTCTATAACTTCATATGAATGGTTGGGTAGTTAGTTCTTATTGTTTGTGCTCCATTTTTTATCTTTGGTTAAGCATAAGAAGAAGAGTAATGGAGCATAAGTTATGACATACTCTGGATCAAGGTATCCCAGGGTGCCAACAACCTTTGTGGAAATATGAGTGTGGTCATCACTTAGGAAAGCCTTGGACAGCCCAAAATCTGATATCTTGGCTTCTAGCCTCTCATTCAAGAGGATGTTTGCACTCTTTACATCTCTATGAATCAGTGGAGGCTTGCACCCTGTGTGCAGATACTCAAGCCCTGCATCACATTAAAATTCATGAGTGTGTGATGAAGGCAAACGAAAGCAGCCTTAAGGAGTGACTCAGTAACTCGAGAATGGATCATTAGGTATTATTGCCAAACCTAGTGCGGCTTCAAGAGCAATCTGGAGACGCTGTCTCCAACTCAAAAGCATAGCACTGCAAgtacctgttggaattcatggtaATAACCTGTCAGTAGCTTGGACCAAACAATCATAGGAAACATGCATACATGAAGTATTTCTTGTTCAGGAGTCACTATAAAAATTACTACAGCAAGATCGGTATCTGCGGTAGGAAATACTTCATTTGAGAATACAGAAGAAAGCCTGGCAAAATTTATGTTTTG is from Musa acuminata AAA Group cultivar baxijiao chromosome BXJ3-8, Cavendish_Baxijiao_AAA, whole genome shotgun sequence and encodes:
- the LOC135644082 gene encoding probable acyl-[acyl-carrier-protein]--UDP-N-acetylglucosamine O-acyltransferase, mitochondrial isoform X1, with product MVDLLSGNKPSLDLGLPMLTPRAMLGFRSLRALFDSAGLRRPLSPRQQLSARRLHRESSMDRRTQESGFIHPTAVIHPDAVIGQGVSIGPFCTVDSAVKIGNACRLQAGSHIMGETEIGDSCIIQTGAIVGADLAGRTIIGSHNVIGHHAVVGAKCQDLKYKQGDECFLHVGDQNDIREYCSIHRSSKSSDRTVIGDNNLIMGACHIAHDCKVGNKNIFANNTLLAGHVVVEDYAHTAGAITVHQFCHIGSHSFIGGGSVVTQDVPKFMLVSGDRAELRGLNLEGLRRHGFSNTEIRGLRRAYQKIFMPNESNSGGLDDRLAEVEQDKEVAHFSAVSFMVQSIRESFQQNRRGICKFRNWSAS
- the LOC135644082 gene encoding probable acyl-[acyl-carrier-protein]--UDP-N-acetylglucosamine O-acyltransferase, mitochondrial isoform X2: MGETEIGDSCIIQTGAIVGADLAGRTIIGSHNVIGHHAVVGAKCQDLKYKQGDECFLHVGDQNDIREYCSIHRSSKSSDRTVIGDNNLIMGACHIAHDCKVGNKNIFANNTLLAGHVVVEDYAHTAGAITVHQFCHIGSHSFIGGGSVVTQDVPKFMLVSGDRAELRGLNLEGLRRHGFSNTEIRGLRRAYQKIFMPNESNSGGLDDRLAEVEQDKEVAHFSAVSFMVQSIRESFQQNRRGICKFRNWSAS